ACGCACCATTGGGGATGCACCTCCATCCCGTCTGGCGCGCTCTTCCGCCCAAGTCGCTGAGCGATGAGGGGTTACCGCGGCGGACCGTTCGATGCGTTCCGGGCTGGATACAAGTGTCTGCGCATCAACGATTTCGCCCGCGCCCCGCACCGGCGAGGGCGCCCCTCCCAGAGCTCGACGCGGGGAGGGCTCGAATCGGGAAACGGCCCGCGACGGAGCACTTCACCGGTCTTGACGAGAAATCAAACAAGCGTATGATTCAAGCAGTCGACTGATTCGGAGGGCCCGTGGCGAGCGAGCAAACCCGGGAGCGGATCCTCGACGCTGCCGAGCAGCTCTTCTCCGAGCAAGGACTGGCGAACACTTCCCTCCGGGCGATCACCCGGGCGGCGGGCGTGAACCCCGCAGCGGTTCATTACCACTTCGGCTCCAAGGATGGGCTGATCCGAGAGCTGTTTCGCCGGCGGCTCGAGCCGGTCAACCGCCAGCGGCTCGAACTGCTCGAGCGGGCCGAGCGGGCCGCTGGCGGGCGTCCGCTTCCGCTGGAGACGATCCTGGAGTGCTTCCTCGGCCCGCCGTTGAGGCTCTACTCGCGCCCGGAGCACGGCCACGGGCGATTCCTCCGGACCTTCGGTCGCCTCTTCTCGGAGCGATCGGAGCTCGTCCGGGAGGTCCTGACGATCCAGTTCGGATCGATCATCGAGCGATTCCTCGACGCTTTCGCCCGGTCGCTGCCCGATCTTCCCCGGGAGGAGATTCTCTGGCGGCTCCATTTCACCGTCGGAGCCATGGCCCACACGCTGGGCTGCCCCATCGGCCTCGTCGTGATCTCCCGGGGAGCCTGCGACGTCGAACGGGATGTCGAAGCGACGCTGGCCCGGTTGATCGGCTTCGTCGCAGGGGGAATGCGGGCTCCCCTGCCCGAAACGGTGCGCGGAGGACACGCATGACCGGAAGGCTGGCCGCTGCCGCCGTCCTGGCCGCGTTGGCGGCGGGATGCGTCAGCATGCCACCGCGTCGCGCCGCGAGGTCCGAGGTTCCGATCGCGCCGGAGTGGCAAGCCGCACAGGTCGATCCCGATGCCCCCGTCGACGGGTGGATCGACGCCTTCGGTATCCCCGAACTGCGAAGGCTCGTCGCCGAGGCGCTCGAGCGGAACCACGATCTGGCCGCGGCCGCCGCGCGGGTGGAGGCGGCCCGGGCCCAGGCCCGGATCGCCGGGGCCGATCTGCTCCCGCAGATCGGAGCGGGACTGAACGGTTCGCGGCAGAGGCAGAATTTCATCGGCTTCCCCATCCCGGGCGCGGAGCGGAGAGTCCTCAGCACCACATTCACCCGGCTGAACCTCTCCGTCGACGTCTCCTGGGAAGCCGACCTTTGGGGGCGGATCCGGGCGGGAAAGGCCGCCGCGGCGGCCGACGCCGAGGTCGCGCGCGCCACGTACCGGGCGGCCCGCCTGTCACTCGCCGCGAACGTCGCCCGCGGCTGGTTCGCGGTGGTGACCGCCCGCCGGCAGCTCGACCTGGCGCACCGGACCGTGGAGAGCTACCGCCGCTCCGCGGAGGCGGTGCGGAGGCGGTTCGAGGCCGGGCTGCGGCCCGCGCTCGACCTGAGGCTCGCGGAGGCCCAACTGGCGGCCGCCGAAGCGCTGCAGGAGGCCCGGCGCGAACAGCTCGCCCGGGCGACCCGACAGCTCGAACTCCTGCTGGGACGCTACCCCGAGGGAACGATCGGAGAAGACCGGCCCCTGCCCGCTCCCCCTCCCCGGATCCCGGGCGGTCTCCCGGTGGATCTGATCGCACGGAGGCCGGACATCGTCGCGGCCGAGCGGCGTCTGTTCGCCGCGGACGCTCGCCTGGCTGCCGCCCGCGCCTCCCTGTACCCCTCCCTCCGGCTCACCGGGAGCGGCGGCGGGGCCTCCGACCGGCTGCGCGACCTCCTCGACGGCGATTTCCGTGTCTGGAGCCTCGTCGCGGGACTCGCCCAGCCGCTGTTCCAGGGTGGCCGCCTGCGGGCCGGCGTCGATCTCGCGAAAGCGAGTGTCGAGGAAGCGACGGCGGAGTTCGCTCAGACCGTGCTCCGCGCGCTGGGCGAGGTCGAAACGGCTCTCGCGGCGGAAGAGATCCTCCGGACCCGAGAGGAAGCGCTGCGGCGCGCCCTGGATCAATCCGAAGCCGCGGTTCGGCTCGCCGAGCGCCAGTACCGCGAAGGACTGATCGACATGCCCACTCTGCTCGAAGCGCAGCGCCGCGCCCTCGACGCGGAGAGCGCTCTGCTCGACGTGCGCCGAGCGCGTCTCGACAACCGCGTCGCCCTGTACCTCGCCCTCGGCGGCGATCTCTCGACGGCGCCATCCGGGACGGCGGCGCGCGCAGCCGCGGGGAGGAACGGATGAAGCGCGCTCTCGCCTATCTCGTCCCCGTGGGGATCCTCGCCCTCGGTCTGCTCGGCGCGTTCGCCATGATCCTGACGCGGCCTCCCGTGAAGACCGAGGTTCCCGAGCCGCATCGTCCCGTGGTCCGCGTCGTCGTCGCCGAGCCGAAGACGGTGACCCTCGAGGTCCACTCGGAGGGGACGGTGCAGGCACCGCGGACGACAACGCTCGTCTCCGAGGTCTCCGGCCGCATCGTCTGGGTGGCCGATGCGCTCGCCGCCGGCGGGTTCTTCGAAGAAGGGGACGTGCTGATCCGGATCGACTCGACCGACTACCGGCTCGCACTCGAACAGGCGCGCGCGCGGGTGGCGCAGGCGCGGCTCCGCTTGGCTCAGGAACGGGCCGCGGCCCGCGTCGCGCGCCGCGAATGGTCGGAGCTGACGGAGGAGGAGCGCGAAAACCCGCTCGCGACGCACGAATTGCAGCTCGCGGAAGCCGAGGCGGCGCTCGCCGCCGCGGAAGCCGGTGTGGCGCAGGCCGAGCGGGACCTCGCCCGCACGGAGATTCGTGCACCCTTCGCCGGTCGGGTGCTGTCCAAGCAGGCCGACATCGGACAATTCGTGGCCCGCGGGACGCCATTGGCCACCGTCTACGCCGTCGATCGGGCCGAGGTGCGGCTTCCGATCGCCGACCGCGAGCTCGCCTACGTCGACCTGCCGCTGGCGCACAGGGGAGAGCGCGAGTCCGGACCGCACCCGGAAGTCCGCCTCGAGGCGACGTTCGCCGGGCGCCGCTACAGCTGGCGCGGCCGCATCGTCCGGACCGAGGGGCAGATCGATCCGCGGACGCGCATGGTCTACGCGGTCGCGGAGATCGACGATCCTTACGGCCTCAAGGGCGATCCCGCCGCCCCTCCGCTCGCGGTGGGAATGTTCGTCGAGGCGACCATCGCCGGCCGCACCGTGCCGAACGTCTTCACGCTTCCCCGGGCCGCGCTTCGCGGCGACGACATCGTCTACGTCGTCGACGACACCGGAACGCTGCGGTTCCGGCGTGTGGAAGTGTTGAGGATCGAGGGAGATCGAGTCTTGCTGTCGGGTGGCCTCGAGCCCGGCGAGCGCGTCTGCGTGTCGCTGCTCGACACGGTCGCGGACGGCATGGCCGTGCACGCGGTGCTCGCGCAGGAGGACGGGGAGCCGACGTCATGAAAGGTGCGATCGCCTGGTTCGCACGAAACCCGGTGGCGGCCAACCTCCTCGCGATCTTCATCGTGGCCGGCGGCATCGTGTCGATCCCGTCGATCAAGCAGGTCGTCTTCCCCGAGTTCACGCTCGACCGAATCACGGTCAGCGTCCCGTACCTCGGTGCCGCACCGGAAGAGGTCGAACGGGCGGTGACCACCCGCATCGAGGAGCAGATCGAGGGTCTGGACGGCATCAAGCGGCTGACCTCCACCTCCGCCGAAGGGCTGAGCGTCGTCACCGCGGAACTCTACGAAACGGCAGACGCACGGAAGGTGCTCGACGACATCAAGTCGCGCGTCGACGCGATCGAAACCCTTCCGGAGGAGACGGAAAAGCCGGTAGTCACCGAGCTGACCAACCGGCGCCAGGTGATCGATGTCGCCATCTACGGCGACGCCGACGAGCGAACGCTGAAGCGCCTCGGCCAGCAGGTCAAAGACGAGCTTGCGGCGCTGGATGGAATCTCCGTCGTGGAGCTGGTCAACGCCCGTCCCTACGAGATCTCGATCGAGGTGTCGGAGAAGGACCTGCGGCGCTACGGCCTCGCTTTCGACGACGTCGCGGCGGCTGTGCGGAAGTTCTCGCTCGATCTGCCCGGAGGGGCGCTGCGGACGCGGTCGGGCGAAATCCTGCTGCGGACGAAGGGACAGGCCTACACCGGCGAGGATTTCGCGCGGATCCCCATCCTCACGCGCCCGGATGGGACGGTGCTGCGAGTCGGTGACGTAGCCAGGGTCGTGGACGGGTTCGCCGAGACGGACCAGTCGGCACGGTTCGATGGCAAGCCTGCGGTCACGGTCCAGGTCTTCCGAGTGGGTGACGAGAACGTCCTCGACATCTCGGCAAAGGTGCGGCGCTATGTCGAGGAACTCCAGCACCGCCTGCCGAAGGGTATCTTCGCCACCACCTGGCAGGACAACGCGGAGGTCCTGCGCGGCCGGCGCGACCTGCTGATCCGGAATGGCATGTGGGGAGCGGCGCTGGTTTTCGTCGCTCTCTCGCTCTTCCTCCGGCTGCGGGTCGCCTTCTGGACGATGTTCGGCATGGTGGTGTCGTTCCTCGGCACCCTGCTCCTGATGCCCCTGCTCGGGGTCGCGATCTCCCTCGTGTCCCTGTTCGCCTTCATCCTCGTCCTCGGCATCGTGGTCGACGACGCCATCGTCATCGGCGAGAACGTGTTCGCCCGCCAGCAGCGCATCGCCGACCCGCTCGAAGGGGCCATCCTCGGGGCCCAGCAGGTCGCGGTGCCGGTCGTCTTTGCCGTTCTCACCACGGTCGCCGCCTTCGTTCCCCTCCTCCTGGTTCCAGGGATCACCGGGAAGTTCCTGAGCGTGATGCCCAAGGTGGTCATCGCGACGTTGCTGTTCTCGCTCGTCGAGTCGCTCTTCGTTCTGCCCTCGCACCTGTCGCACCGTTCGAGCCGCCCGGAGACCGACCGCGTCTGGTTCGATCGGGTATGGCGCCGCGTCCAGGGTTTCGTGGCGCGCGCTCTCGAGTCGTTCGTCGACCGCGTGTACCGGCCCGTGCTCGACCTCGCCCTCCGGTGGCGCTACGCGACGATCGCTGTCGGCGTGACCACCCTGATCCTGACCGCCGGCATGGTCGGCGCCGGGTGGATTCGGTTCACTTTCTTTCCTACGGTGGAGGCGGATTTCGTCGCGGCCGCCCTGACTCTCCCGCAAGGGACCCCCGCCGAGACCACGCACGCACGACTGGAGCGGATCGAGCGTGCCGCGTACGAAGCGGAGAAGGCTCTCGCACGCGACGGCGAGCCGCTCATCCGGCACGTGCTCACCTCCCTGGGAGCGCAGCCGCTTCTCGCGGCGCTGCAGCGGAACGCCGGCCTGATTCAGCCCGGGGTGTCGGCAGGCCACATGGGGGAGGTCGCGATCGAGCTGACCCCCGCCGAGGACCGACGTGTCGGCTCCGAAGAGTTCGTGCGGAAGTGGCGGGAACTCGTGGGCGAAATCCCGGACGTGGTGGAACTTCGCTACACCTCGTCGATCTTCTCGCCCGGCGACGACATCAACGTCCAGATCACCGGCCCGGACTATGAAGTCCTGAACCGGGCCAAGGAGGAACTGAAGACACGACTCGCCCGATATCCGGGGGTCATGGACGTGTCGGACTCCTACCGCGCCGGCAAGCCGGAGCTGCGCCTCCGCCTGCGTCCCGCGGCCGAGTCCCTGGGCCTGACCATGGCCGATCTGGGCCGGCAGGTCCGGCAGGCGTTCTACGGCGAGGAGGTGCAACGGATCGTCCGCGGAAATGACGAGATCAAGGTCATGGTTCGCTACCCGCTCCGGGAACGCCGGAGCCGAGCGGGCCTGGAGCGCATGCGCATTCGCCTACCTGACCGGACGGAGGTTCCTTTCATCACGGTGGCGGAAGTGCTGCCCGATCGGGGAGACGCCGCTATCCGGCACGTCGACCGCCGCCGGGCGGTGAATGTCACCGCCAACGTCGACGAGGCCCGCGCCAATGCCAACGAGATCCAGCAGGAGCTGCGCCGGGCCGTGTTTCCGCAACTGCTGCGGAAATATCCGGGGATCCGATTGAGCTTCGAGGGCCAGGGTCGAGAGCAGCGCGAAACGATGTCGGGGCTGAGGCGGGGATTCGTGATCGCGCTGATCGCCATCTACGCGCTCATGGCCATTCCCTTCCGCTCCTACGTGCAGCCGGCGATCGTCATGACCGCGATCCCGTTCGGCCTGGTGGGCGCGGTGTGGGGCCACATGATCATGGGTATGGATCTCACCATTCTCTCCATGTTCGGTCTCGTGGCCCTCGCCGGCGTGGTGGTGAACGACAGCCTCGTTCTGGTCGACTTCATCAACAACTACACCGCCGAGGGCCACTCGGTGTTCGAGGCCGCCAAGATGGCGGGCGTGGCCCGATTCCGTCCCATTCTGCTGACCTCCCTCACGACCTTCGCCGGACTCACACCGCTCATCATGGAGCGGAGCATGCAGGCGCAGTTCCTCATCCCGATGGCCGTCTCGCTCGGCTTCGGCGTCGTCTTCTCCACGGTGATCTCGCTGGTGTTGATCCCGTGCGGGATCCTCGCTCTCGAGGACTTCCGGCGCGGGCTCTCCCGGCTAGCGGGCAAGCAATCGGTCGCCGACGCCGAAAGCTCCAAGGTGGAGAGCTGAGGCCCGGACAGCGGGAGGTCGAGGCGGGAGCAGGGGAGGGGGCGTTCGCCCGGGCCGCGGGCCACATGAGGTGCTTCCCCGATGGTGCGCTGCCGCGCCGGCGGGGCGCAGGTGCGGCCTGTTCCATGCCACCTCCCGCAGCCGGGACGCGCGCGCCGATCGGCC
The window above is part of the Acidobacteriota bacterium genome. Proteins encoded here:
- a CDS encoding TetR/AcrR family transcriptional regulator; its protein translation is MASEQTRERILDAAEQLFSEQGLANTSLRAITRAAGVNPAAVHYHFGSKDGLIRELFRRRLEPVNRQRLELLERAERAAGGRPLPLETILECFLGPPLRLYSRPEHGHGRFLRTFGRLFSERSELVREVLTIQFGSIIERFLDAFARSLPDLPREEILWRLHFTVGAMAHTLGCPIGLVVISRGACDVERDVEATLARLIGFVAGGMRAPLPETVRGGHA
- a CDS encoding efflux transporter outer membrane subunit, giving the protein MTGRLAAAAVLAALAAGCVSMPPRRAARSEVPIAPEWQAAQVDPDAPVDGWIDAFGIPELRRLVAEALERNHDLAAAAARVEAARAQARIAGADLLPQIGAGLNGSRQRQNFIGFPIPGAERRVLSTTFTRLNLSVDVSWEADLWGRIRAGKAAAAADAEVARATYRAARLSLAANVARGWFAVVTARRQLDLAHRTVESYRRSAEAVRRRFEAGLRPALDLRLAEAQLAAAEALQEARREQLARATRQLELLLGRYPEGTIGEDRPLPAPPPRIPGGLPVDLIARRPDIVAAERRLFAADARLAAARASLYPSLRLTGSGGGASDRLRDLLDGDFRVWSLVAGLAQPLFQGGRLRAGVDLAKASVEEATAEFAQTVLRALGEVETALAAEEILRTREEALRRALDQSEAAVRLAERQYREGLIDMPTLLEAQRRALDAESALLDVRRARLDNRVALYLALGGDLSTAPSGTAARAAAGRNG
- a CDS encoding efflux RND transporter periplasmic adaptor subunit; translation: MKRALAYLVPVGILALGLLGAFAMILTRPPVKTEVPEPHRPVVRVVVAEPKTVTLEVHSEGTVQAPRTTTLVSEVSGRIVWVADALAAGGFFEEGDVLIRIDSTDYRLALEQARARVAQARLRLAQERAAARVARREWSELTEEERENPLATHELQLAEAEAALAAAEAGVAQAERDLARTEIRAPFAGRVLSKQADIGQFVARGTPLATVYAVDRAEVRLPIADRELAYVDLPLAHRGERESGPHPEVRLEATFAGRRYSWRGRIVRTEGQIDPRTRMVYAVAEIDDPYGLKGDPAAPPLAVGMFVEATIAGRTVPNVFTLPRAALRGDDIVYVVDDTGTLRFRRVEVLRIEGDRVLLSGGLEPGERVCVSLLDTVADGMAVHAVLAQEDGEPTS
- a CDS encoding efflux RND transporter permease subunit; translated protein: MKGAIAWFARNPVAANLLAIFIVAGGIVSIPSIKQVVFPEFTLDRITVSVPYLGAAPEEVERAVTTRIEEQIEGLDGIKRLTSTSAEGLSVVTAELYETADARKVLDDIKSRVDAIETLPEETEKPVVTELTNRRQVIDVAIYGDADERTLKRLGQQVKDELAALDGISVVELVNARPYEISIEVSEKDLRRYGLAFDDVAAAVRKFSLDLPGGALRTRSGEILLRTKGQAYTGEDFARIPILTRPDGTVLRVGDVARVVDGFAETDQSARFDGKPAVTVQVFRVGDENVLDISAKVRRYVEELQHRLPKGIFATTWQDNAEVLRGRRDLLIRNGMWGAALVFVALSLFLRLRVAFWTMFGMVVSFLGTLLLMPLLGVAISLVSLFAFILVLGIVVDDAIVIGENVFARQQRIADPLEGAILGAQQVAVPVVFAVLTTVAAFVPLLLVPGITGKFLSVMPKVVIATLLFSLVESLFVLPSHLSHRSSRPETDRVWFDRVWRRVQGFVARALESFVDRVYRPVLDLALRWRYATIAVGVTTLILTAGMVGAGWIRFTFFPTVEADFVAAALTLPQGTPAETTHARLERIERAAYEAEKALARDGEPLIRHVLTSLGAQPLLAALQRNAGLIQPGVSAGHMGEVAIELTPAEDRRVGSEEFVRKWRELVGEIPDVVELRYTSSIFSPGDDINVQITGPDYEVLNRAKEELKTRLARYPGVMDVSDSYRAGKPELRLRLRPAAESLGLTMADLGRQVRQAFYGEEVQRIVRGNDEIKVMVRYPLRERRSRAGLERMRIRLPDRTEVPFITVAEVLPDRGDAAIRHVDRRRAVNVTANVDEARANANEIQQELRRAVFPQLLRKYPGIRLSFEGQGREQRETMSGLRRGFVIALIAIYALMAIPFRSYVQPAIVMTAIPFGLVGAVWGHMIMGMDLTILSMFGLVALAGVVVNDSLVLVDFINNYTAEGHSVFEAAKMAGVARFRPILLTSLTTFAGLTPLIMERSMQAQFLIPMAVSLGFGVVFSTVISLVLIPCGILALEDFRRGLSRLAGKQSVADAESSKVES